A genomic stretch from Corynebacterium kutscheri includes:
- a CDS encoding NAD(+) diphosphatase yields the protein MQLCMLFDEHGNTLYTPGGHSIQYLPPIPGYTVIEVAPGCYAQRITAEHKPAGLWQRPHTPKALRALAIVHNQERQQFSATSGLALQYHDPVVATTDTGEIIFPRIDPAVIGLIRDPDNQRIMLAKNRLRNSYYSLIAGYVELGETFEEAMAREAWEETGRRLDNITYIASQPWPFSGSVMVGMAATTTDEYAQTETDDELEEIIWVDRGQLANIALPPRFSIAYRLIKSWVKGEII from the coding sequence ATGCAGCTATGCATGCTTTTCGACGAGCACGGAAATACGCTGTATACCCCGGGTGGTCACAGTATCCAATATCTGCCTCCGATTCCGGGATATACAGTTATTGAGGTTGCTCCTGGGTGTTATGCGCAGCGCATTACTGCAGAGCATAAGCCCGCTGGATTATGGCAACGACCTCATACCCCTAAAGCTTTGCGCGCATTAGCTATTGTGCATAATCAGGAGCGGCAACAATTTAGTGCTACCAGCGGCTTGGCACTTCAGTATCACGACCCGGTGGTGGCTACTACCGATACCGGTGAGATTATTTTTCCACGTATTGATCCAGCCGTTATTGGTCTTATCCGCGATCCGGATAATCAGCGCATTATGTTAGCGAAGAATCGACTGCGCAATTCTTACTATTCTTTGATCGCTGGTTATGTGGAGCTAGGCGAGACTTTTGAAGAAGCAATGGCACGAGAAGCCTGGGAAGAAACCGGGCGTAGGTTAGACAATATTACTTATATTGCTAGCCAACCCTGGCCATTTTCTGGTTCAGTTATGGTGGGCATGGCTGCAACGACTACTGACGAATACGCTCAAACTGAAACCGATGATGAACTCGAAGAAATAATCTGGGTTGATCGGGGACAGCTGGCGAATATTGCTTTGCCACCTCGGTTTTCTATTGCGTATCGGTTGATAAAAAGCTGGGTGAAAGGAGAGATTATATGA
- a CDS encoding potassium channel family protein, which translates to MPNRYRDRFHDDEDVQNLPEFTLLGTIRIPDGHAIHPLRLIARRLLYALILTLFLSMSVYFDRGGYSEPLTFIDALYYSAVSLSTTGYGDITPVTQQARLFNIIVVTPLRVAFLILLVGTTLSVLTERSRKAWQIQRWRKKMRNHTVVIGFGTKGRSAVTAMLADGVSPKDIVVVDTEVEALDHAEHLGIVTVKGNATKGDILKLAGVPRAKAVVVAPSSDDTAVLVTLNVRELAPSAWVVASVRESENHHLLEQSGADSVVISSETAGRMLGLATVTPSVVEMMEDLLSPDEGFSVAERLVMEDEVGANPRHLADIVLGVVRSGELYRIDSPEAETVEPGDRLLYVRRVFGTGA; encoded by the coding sequence ATGCCGAATAGGTATCGCGATCGTTTTCATGATGATGAAGACGTACAAAATCTACCCGAATTTACTTTATTAGGTACGATTCGCATTCCTGATGGGCATGCGATTCATCCGCTACGGCTTATCGCTCGGCGGTTGCTCTATGCCTTGATATTGACACTGTTTTTGTCGATGTCGGTATATTTCGATCGTGGCGGATATTCGGAACCACTTACTTTTATCGATGCCTTATATTATTCAGCGGTATCGCTTTCTACCACAGGTTATGGCGATATTACTCCGGTAACGCAACAGGCACGATTATTTAACATTATTGTTGTTACTCCGTTGCGGGTGGCATTCCTGATCCTTTTGGTCGGCACTACCTTGTCCGTACTTACAGAACGCTCGCGTAAAGCGTGGCAAATTCAGCGTTGGAGGAAGAAAATGCGCAATCACACGGTGGTCATTGGTTTTGGTACCAAGGGTCGTTCTGCTGTGACCGCGATGCTAGCCGACGGGGTGTCGCCTAAAGATATTGTTGTTGTTGACACCGAAGTTGAAGCACTCGATCATGCTGAGCATCTAGGTATTGTTACGGTGAAAGGTAACGCTACTAAAGGCGATATCCTTAAACTTGCTGGTGTTCCCCGGGCTAAGGCAGTAGTTGTGGCACCAAGCAGTGACGATACCGCAGTATTAGTTACTTTGAATGTTCGTGAGCTTGCCCCTAGCGCCTGGGTGGTTGCTAGTGTTCGTGAGTCTGAAAATCATCATTTATTGGAACAATCCGGTGCTGACTCAGTGGTTATTTCTTCGGAAACCGCTGGCCGAATGCTTGGTCTTGCCACCGTGACCCCATCCGTGGTGGAAATGATGGAAGACCTTTTATCCCCGGATGAAGGCTTCTCTGTTGCCGAGCGGTTGGTTATGGAAGACGAGGTGGGTGCAAACCCACGGCATTTGGCCGATATCGTATTGGGTGTGGTGCGCTCGGGTGAGCTCTACCGTATTGATTCACCGGAAGCCGAAACCGTTGAACCAGGTGATCGCCTTTTGTATGTGCGCCGTGTGTTTGGCACCGGAGCATAA